The Vigna angularis cultivar LongXiaoDou No.4 chromosome 9, ASM1680809v1, whole genome shotgun sequence DNA window GCCCATTTGAAGGATTATgttccataaaaaaaaacctCTTTATTTCTAGAAGTGCCAGGTCATGTTTTTTTCACTGCATCAGAATAATTCAGTTATGCATTTTGGAAGATTTGCTTTTGATCTTTTGTAGATTTCCTTACCCACCAAATCAGGAATATCCTTTGATTGTAACCAACTGTGATATGAATATTCCTTGTAATGACTTTATATAGATTTCGTATGAATGAAAAGGGGAGGAAAAATTCTATCATCTCTGTCTCTTCCCTTATTCTGTTTCAGGGGCTCCCTTAGCCATTAATTAAGGAAGTGAAATCTAACAATTTGGTGCTTTCGTTGAGCTCATTTTCAATCATGGCCAACCGACCCACCAACGCAGAACGCTTGGATGATTTAACCATCAAAGTTGATTCTATTCTAGAACAACTTTCTCTTTTGATGGTTCGACCATCTTCTCCCCAACCACACGTTTCTCCCTCAAATTCCAATGCCCCTGACGGGTTCCGCAGACCACACATGAAGCTCGAAGTTCCCAGGTTCGATGGAACTGACCCCATTGGCTGGATCTTCAAAATTTCCCAATTCTTCGACTACCACAATACACCGGAACAGGAACGTCTTCAAGTCGCCTCCTTCTATATGGACGGACCAGCCCTAAGTTGGTACCAGTGGATGTACCGGAACAACCAGATTCAGACATGGTTCGGGTTCCTTCGCGCCTTGGAAACTCGTTTCGCTCCGTCACTCTATGATGAACCTTCTGGTGCTTTATTCAAACTCACACAGAAAGGGACAGTTCAACAATATCTCACAGAGTTTGAACGCCTCGCAAATCGAATAGTGGGTTTACCTGCCACATTTGCCCTGAACTGCTTCATCTCCGGATTGACACCAGAAATCCGCCGCGAGGTTCAGGCCCTCCGTCCCGCATCTCTGGATCACGCGACCCAGCTTGCTAAGCTGCAAGAAGACAAAATCGAGGAACGTCGCCGTTCTTTCCGCCCCAAAACTCAGATTCCGGCAACTAATTTCAATACTGCGTTACCAGCCGCCACTGCGTCCCCGGCACTCCTACCGGCACCCCAACCCCGCATCAACTTTCACCGCCTCAGCCTAGAAGACATGGCCGCTCGTCGGGAAAAGGGTCTTTGCTATAACTGCGACGAGATCTTCACACCATCCCACCGTTGCAAAGGGAAATTTTTTCTCTTCACTACCGAAGACCCTATCGCCAATGATTTTACCCCGGATCCTACAATAGTTTTGGATCCACCTTCTCCTACGGCCGTTGCTGACGGAAACCATTCTCAGGTCAGCCTCCATGCTTTCACTGGCGGTGTTGGTTCATCCACCATACGTCTCCAAGGGCAAATCGGCAACAACCCTGTTTCTATTCTCGTCGACGGTGGTAGCGACCACAATTTTATTCAAGACCGGGTAGCCAAATTCCTAGATCTCCCTTCAATCCCATACAACCCCTTGACCGTTATGGTTGGGAGCGGCAATCTCTTACGATGTGATCGTCTTTGCCCTGAGGTCGAACTAAAAATTCAGGAGCACACTCTCCATGTTAATTTCTACATCCTTCCTTTGAGAGGTGCCGATATTGTTTTGGGCGCGCCATGGCTCAAATCTATTGGGCCTGTTCTCATGGATTATAACCACCTTACCATCTCATTTACCCACCAAGGCCAACCCATCATATTAAGGGGGATTAATCATAGTCACACCGACTCACTCTCTAGCCCACAACTCAAACGGTGCATCCAAACTCATAGTGCATCCGAACTATTTACTATCCAAATTATACCCATACATGAACCCACCACCACAAATTCACCGCCCCACACCGCTTACCTTCCACCTACCATCAAGACACTTCTCCTCCGTTTTGACAATCTCTTCCACTCACCACCATCATTACCCCCATCTCGCCCAACTGATCACCGTATTCACCTCCTTCCTAATGCTACACCGGTAAACATCAAGCCCTACCGTTACCCCCATTCCCAGAAAAGTGAACTtgaaaaacaagtaaaaaagtTGCTTGACAAGGGCATGATCCAACCAAGTAGGAGTCCATTTTCTTCACCGGTCCTCCTAGTTCGCAAGAAGGACGGGTCCTGGCGCTGTTGTGTCGATTACAGGGCTCTTAACGCTGTCACTGTTCGTGACCGTTTCCCAATGCCTACCATTGATGAGTTGTTAGACGAGCTTGGTGGCGCAACATGGTTTTCCAAACTCGATCTTCAACAAGGCTTTCATCAAATATTGATGCATCCGGATGATATTGCTAAGACAACATTTCGTACTCACCAGGGACACTATGAGTACCGCGTAATGCCCTTTGGCCTCTGTAATGCGCCGTCAACGTTCCAAGCTACCATGAACACCATCCTCGGCCCATTTCTCCGTCGATTTGTTGTTGTCTTTTTCGACGACATTCTTGTTTATAGTTCGTCTCTCTCACAACATGTTTCTCATTTGGAACAGGTACTACAATGTCTGTTGGAGAACCAGTTTTATCTCAAAATCTCTAAGTGCCTCTTTGCACAAAGGCAACTGGAATATCTGGGACACATCATTTCCGTTGCAGGGGTTCAACCTGACCCTTCCAAGATTCAAGTCGTGCTGGATTGGCCTCCTCCTTCTAACGTCAAGGCTCTCCGTGGCTTCCTCGGCCTTACTGGCTTTTACCGTAAATTTGTCAAAGGGTATGCCAATATTGCCTCCCCTCTTACAAATTTACTTCGAAAAGATGCCTTTGCTTAGACTCTGGAAGCTCAACACGCATTTGAAGCTCTTAAGGCAGCCATGACCCGTGCACCAGTTCTTGCCTTGCCAGATTTTTCTGTCCCTTTTACTATTGATACGGACGCATCTGGCACAGCTATGGGTGCCGTTCTGATGCAACGCAATCAACCCATTGCGTTTTTCAGTAAGTCATTCAGCCCCAAACTCCTTCATTCTTCCACTTATGTCCGGGAATTACACGCTCTTACTTCAGCTGTCAAGAAATGGCACCAATACTTGTTGGGGTACCCCTTTGTCATTAATACCGATCATAAGAGCCTCAAAGAGATTTTGTCCCAGATCATACAAACTCCAGAACAACAACATTACCTTTCTAAGCTACTGGATATGAGTATACGGTCCAGTACAAGCCAGGATCTCATAACGTTGTTGCAGATGGTCTTTCTAGACTTCCCGATGCTTCCCCTGCTGTGTGTTATGCCATCTCCATgcctaatttcatttttatggATCAGTTGCGCCAATCGGTACATGCTAGTTCTGCTTACATCAAATTACTTGACCGCATACAAACGGACCCTGCTGCTCATCCAGATTATAAGTTGCATAATGGGTTGATTGTATTCAAAAATCGTTTATGGTTGAATCCAGATAATACATCCCGCCTCAAGCTTATTGATGAATACCATAGTACTCCAATTGGTGGCCACATGGGCATAACTAAAACGGTGACTCGACTATTAGCAAATTTCTATTGGGATGGACTCCGTAAAGACGTTAAAATCTTCATTCAACAATGCTCTATCTGCCAACAAGTGAAATCTGGAACACACAAACCAGCTGGCCTTCTGCAACCTTTGCCAGCACCTACAACTGTGTGGGAAGATTTATCCCTTGACTTTATAACTGGTCTACCCTCTTCTCAAGGCTTCACAGTTATCTTGGTTGTTGTAGACCGTTTTTCTAAGGGCGTTCACTTAGGACCTTTGCCACCTCACTATTCTGCTTCTAAGGTGGCTCATTTGTTCCTTGATATTATCTGCAAATATCACGGTTTACCCCGCAGCCTTGTATCCGATCGCGACCCCATCTTTATCAGTAAATTTTGGCGCGAATTATTTCGCTTATGTGGTACCCGACTGCGCATGAGCACATCCTATCATCCAGAAACGGACGGTCAAACATAGGTTTTTAACCGGGTCTTGGAGCAATACCTCTGTGCCTTCGTTCATTCCAATCCCTCTCAGTGGTCTAAGTATTTAGCTTTGGCGGAATGGTCTTATAACACTTCTACCCACTCTTCCACGGGGTATTCTCCTTTCCATATTATTTATGGCAAACCAGCTTCATCCATTCCCCATTACTTACTGGGTTCATCCTCTGTCGAAGCTGTTGATACATTATTGACATCGCGCCAAACCCTCTTAGCACAATTGCAGCGAAAAATAATTAAAGCCCAAGCCACTATGAAGCATTATGCAGATCTCAAACGACGTGATATGTCTTATGAGGTAGGTGATTTTGTTTATGTTCGCCTCAGACCATATCAGCAACAGTCTCTTTCTGGTTCTACTTATCACAAACTTTCCAAAAGGTTTTATGGTCCTTACAAAATCTTGGCCCGAATAGGTAAGGTTGCTTATCAATTGGATTTACCACCTGAGTCTAAAATCCATCCAGTCTTCCATTGTTCCTTGCTGAAACGTCATCATGGTCTTGTCCTAGACCCCACTCCACTTCCTTTGGAGGCCTTCAACCAACAACCCGTAATTAGGCCTTTGGCGATTTTAGATACTCGAACGGATGATTCAATTGACCCTCCAACCAAAATGGTCCTTGTTCAATGGTTTGGTCTTTCACCTGATGATACTAGTTGGGAAGAGTGGGCACAACTCAGTTCTGATTATCACCTCGAGGACAAGGTGATTTTTCCAGAGGCGGACATTGTTAGCAAGCAAACTATAAGTCATCCAAATAATGCAAGGCCCAAAAGGATTACTACCACACCAGCCCATTTGAAGGATTAtgttccataaaaaaaaaactctttgtTTCTAGAAGTGCCAGGTCATGTTTTTTTCACTGCATCAGAATAATTCAGTTATGCATTTTGGAAGATTTGCTTTTGATCTTTGTAGATTTCCTTACCCACCAAATCAGGAATACCCTTTGATTGTAACCAACTGTGATATGAATATTCCTTGTAATGGCTTTATATAGATTTCGTATGAATGAAAAGGGGAGGAAAAATTCTATCATCTCTGTCTCTTCCCTTATTCTGTTTCAGGGGCTCCCTTAGCCATTAATTAAGGAAGTGAAATCTAacaatatatgatttttttccGAATAGGTCAATGGTGTGAATGTAGTGTCCAACTTTATGTGATGTTGTTCATCTATTTTCTTCATCGGTCAAACTAAGAAATAATTTGTAAAGATTATTCTGAtgttaaaatcattaaaaatttgaCTGTTCAAGTattaataatatcttaaatacAATTACTTATCTCTTTACCTCATccctatatttataatttataggaCGAACTTTTGATTAGCAGTAGCCTAATTATTCGAATTAGTGATGATCacactttattttaaattgttcagaattataactaatttttcGATGAATTGACCGATCAATCTTCTTCAGTTCATAACAAGATTGACGCCATACGATACcgttttcaaaaaaaattttgtGTACTACATAAGACCAGTTTTAGAATTTCACATAACTAATTGGGTGTAGGATGAAACTTGAAACGATGCAGAAAGAAAAATGTCAAAGTCAGTAAAAATTCGACTGTTCAAGTATTAACAGTGTCTTAAATTCAATCACTTACCTCTTTATCTTTAtctctatatttataaatttcagaaCGAATTTTTTATTAGCAATAGTCTAATTATTCGAATTGATGATAATCACACTTTATCTTAAATTATTCAGAATCAGAGTTAATTTTTCGATGAACTAACCGTTCAATCTTCTTTAAGGACGGATATCATAcgatatattttcaaaatatttctcATGTACCACATAAGGTCAGCTTTAGAATTTCACATAACTGATGGGGTGCAGGGCGAAACTTGAAGGGATAGAGAAAGCAATTCACTATTTCAACTTGAATAAAACATAtttgagtgtttcatcctacacctccaagatctcatcctgcacctccaaaaattacatttttaactttCTAACATCTCATACTTATCTTGCACctcaaactttttcaaaaattttaattttaactttaaaaaatatatttttattttcttctttttcttattaaaaacattttacgccaccttaataataattaaatttaaaatttaaatattatttaatataattttatattttaataattattaaaatatgattgatattataatattagttatattaaaaatataaaaataaaataataaaaataaaaataataaaaatgaaaataaaattatattaaataaaatatttaaatatattaagttatattaaaatactaaaataaattaaataattattaaaatttaaataaaaaataaaattttaaaaacaataatttacttaaaatcaaataaaagtatactaaataaaacatttaaatacatttaaactatattaaaatattaaattaaattaaataattattaaaatttaaataaaaataaattttaaaagacaatTATTCATCGGATATAGATATCCGAACCATTACTTATCGGATATCTATATCCGATTAACgtatcttttcaaaattttgtttttctattagaccttaataattattgaatttaatttaatattttaatataatttaatatttttaaatacatgatttgaaatattatttttattttcattattataattcttattttagttattattattttaattcttttaataaaactattataaaaatataaaccatatgttaataattattaaaatataaaatataataaataatattataatttttatttaaattcaatatttgttaaattttaaataaaaaacaaaaagtgttAACATATTTTATGGATTTTAATATCTCaaacaagtttttaaaattttgatttttaattaaaatttaataattatttaatttaatttaatgttttaatatattttaatatattttaatatattaaatcaaacttattattactatttatttttattgttattattttatttttaagtttttaatataactattattataatataaatcatattttaataattattaaaatattaaattataatagataatatttaaattttaagttaaattaaattattattaaagtggTGAAGAATGcttttaataagaaagaaaagaaaatgaaaaaatatttattaaagttgaaatgaaaatttgaaaaagttggAAGTGTAGGATGAGATGTGAGAaggttaaaaatgtaatttttggaGATGCAGGATGAGATCTTAGAGGTGTAGATGAAACACTCAACTTATTTTGAAAACATGGCTTCAGCTTGTTGGACCTCAATTGGGTCACTAGCGTGGACTTCTCGGCACAAAATTAGGGTATGATGTCCTGAAActatttcatttgatttcaATATTCGATCATTTCATCACCTATTAAAATGTTTAAGTTAGAAAATAATAGAAAGTGAGGtgattttttaagttatatacacacacattaaataaaaaatatattcctaataaaaaataaaaatatgagaaaataaaataattattacatcaTAAGGACTGCACTTCCTTCTAAAGTAAGTTCAAAGCTTCTGCTTatattagtaaattttaaatttgacacTTAACTTCTCACACTCTACATAATCCAACTTATTAGGAAGAACAACTAATATCAGGTTAGGCAATATATTTAGTCAAAACCTAACAAAGATCCAAACAAGTATGTGTTGATTGTTAGTGTTAGTTGCTAGATGATGTTCAAATGGATGctgacaaaattataatttcactgtttagatattttaaaaaatcatagatataatgtttttaatttaatgatattaacTTTTTCTAAGTTTATGAAAAGGTGCTTCAGATTGATGTTTAAGTTTCAACGTATTAAACTGTATAAACCACTTAAATATTAACTTGATTGTATTTTACATGTAAAAAAGctttaatacattatatttacttttaaaatttaaggattaaaatatgtcaaaaatttgaaaaagggtgaattccaaatttaaatataaatacacagactaaaaatatatttaatttttaactaaattgtTTTAAGTTACTTAAGATAacaaacatttaaatattttaattataaatgcaAGTTTCTATTAGAACTTGATATAATCTTTTTGTTTAATGTGCTTAAGCTTAAAACTGCTTTAACTCgtttatttaaaaatcataaaaaatctAATATGAAACCAAATTTGTATGAATTAAAATAGATTCTAACAATAAGGACCCTTAAATTTAGTAGATAGTGGAGTGCAGGTGTCAATGAAAGGGTTtagaaattcagaaagtggaagataGGTGTGCAGCACTGGGTTTAGTGACGGtagtatttaaagaaaaatttcaaacttCGTGCCACTTTTCCTGCATGcactcttcttctccaaaatTACGAGTTTCAGTTTTTCTCCTCCTTTTCTCTAAGAAttctcatttctttcttcttctgatCAACAATCAGACCACGTTTGAGATCTCCTGGTGTCAAGAGTTTTCTAttgcaccgatcaagttgtGGTTTAAGCTGGTGAGTTACTCCTCTTCTTAGACCGTTTGTtacatgcaagccaagttttggttgcatgagtttatcATTGCATTCTGATAGCAATTCTGGTCTTGtatttggtttagtttttaaatcgGTGAACTCTAAGTGTATAAGACTGGTAGTGGTGAACCATATCCTGcatctgtgagcgttcggctacgtttagaggtaagggaagcttacataatttgattatgattcttgttttgaatgcttgcatgtttgttgatcgttgaatgaatatgaagtattatTGTTACTGTATGTTTGGTTGCATGAGTGTATGAGTTATAAATGATGAGAAACTG harbors:
- the LOC108320445 gene encoding uncharacterized protein LOC108320445, whose protein sequence is MANRPTNAERLDDLTIKVDSILEQLSLLMVRPSSPQPHVSPSNSNAPDGFRRPHMKLEVPRFDGTDPIGWIFKISQFFDYHNTPEQERLQVASFYMDGPALSWYQWMYRNNQIQTWFGFLRALETRFAPSLYDEPSGALFKLTQKGTVQQYLTEFERLANRIVGLPATFALNCFISGLTPEIRREVQALRPASLDHATQLAKLQEDKIEERRRSFRPKTQIPATNFNTALPAATASPALLPAPQPRINFHRLSLEDMAARREKGLCYNCDEIFTPSHRCKGKFFLFTTEDPIANDFTPDPTIVLDPPSPTAVADGNHSQVSLHAFTGGVGSSTIRLQGQIGNNPVSILVDGGSDHNFIQDRVAKFLDLPSIPYNPLTVMVGSGNLLRCDRLCPEVELKIQEHTLHVNFYILPLRGADIVLGAPWLKSIGPVLMDYNHLTISFTHQGQPIILRGINHSHTDSLSSPQLKRCIQTHSASELFTIQIIPIHEPTTTNSPPHTAYLPPTIKTLLLRFDNLFHSPPSLPPSRPTDHRIHLLPNATPVNIKPYRYPHSQKSELEKQVKKLLDKGMIQPSRSPFSSPVLLVRKKDGSWRCCVDYRALNAVTVRDRFPMPTIDELLDELGGATWFSKLDLQQGFHQILMHPDDIAKTTFRTHQGHYEYRVMPFGLCNAPSTFQATMNTILGPFLRRFVVVFFDDILVYSSSLSQHVSHLEQVLQCLLENQFYLKISKCLFAQRQLEYLGHIISVAGVQPDPSKIQVVLDWPPPSNVKALRGFLGLTGFYRKFVKGYANIASPLTNLLRKDAFA